In Alphaproteobacteria bacterium, the sequence CTCCTTCGCCCGGCTCGATGCGCGGCTGCGCGAGGGTGTGTGGGACAGCCAGTGGGCGATCGGCACGCCGGCGCCGCCCCTGTGGCCGGAGCTCGGCGGCAAGACGCTGGGTATCCTCGGCTTCGGGCATATCGGGGAGGCGCTGGCCAAGCGAGCGCGGGCCTTCGATATGCGGGTGTGTGCCGTCAGGACGCGCGCGCAGGAGAAGCCGCCCGCGGGCGTCGATTTCGTCGGCGGGCCGCAGCGGCTCGACGAGGTGCTGCGCGCCGCCGACTACCTCGCCATCACGCTCTCGCTCTCCGATGCGACGCGCGGCCTGCTCGACGCGCGCCGGCTGGCGCTGATGAAGCCGGGCGCGCATCTGATCAACGTCGCGCGGGCGGAGATCGTCGAGGAGGCGGCGCTGCACGATGCCCTGAGCAGCGGCAGGCTGGGCGGCGCGGCGCTCGATGTGTGGTATCGCTATCCCCAGGCGCCGGGGCCGGCCGCGCCGGCGACCAGGGAGTTCCATGCGTTGAGCAACGTGATCATGACGCCGCATGTCTCGGGCTGGACCGAGGGCATGATCGAGGCGCGCACGGCGGTGATCGTCGGGAACATCGAGCGCGTCGCGCGCGGTGAAGCGCCGCTGCACCTCTGTCATCCCGAGCGTAGCGAGGGATCTACGGCCGGCCTGGATCCCTCGCTGCGCTCGGGATGACAGGGATGAACTGGCCCCAGCGCCTGCCGTTCTACTACGGCTGGGCGATCATCCTGATCGCCTTCGTCACCATGGCGGTGGCGGTGACGGCGCGCACCTCGTTCTCGCTGCTGCTGCCGCCGCTGATCGACGAGTTCGGCTGGGATCGCGGCCTGGTCGCCGGCGCCTTCTCCTTCGGCTTCCTGGTGTCCTCGATCATCAGCCCGATCAGCGGCCGCGTGATGGACCGGCGCGGCCCGCGCGTGCTGATCCTGCTCGGCGTCGCCGTGGTCACCGCCGGCCTGCTGCTGGCGCGCTACATCGCCAATCCCTGGCACTTCTACCTGCTGCTCGGCGTCGCCGTCGGCGCCGGCGCCAATTTGATGAGCTTCACGGTCCATTCGCAGTTCCTGCCCAACTGGTTCGCCCGCAAGCGCGCCATGGCGATCGGCATCGCCTTCTCCGGCGTCGGCGTCGGCGCCATCGTGCTGCTGCCCTGGCTGCAGGCGATCATCGAGCGCGCCGGCTGGCGCGAGGCGTGCTGGACCATGGGCATCCTGGTGCTCTGCCTGCTGGGACCGCTGAACCTGCTGGTCTGGCGCAAGCCGGAGGATATCGGCCTGCTGCCCGACGGCGACAAGGTCGCGGCGGCCGCGGCGAAGCGCAACGCCGGCAACATCGTCGACGCGCAATGGGCGGGCACGCAATGGACGCTCGGCAGCGCGGCGCGCACCGCGCGCTTCTGGTGGATCAACCTCGGCTTCTTCTGCGCGCTCTTCGCCTGGTACGCCGTGCAGGTGCACCAGACCAAGTACCTGGTCGAGATCGGCTTCACGCCCTCGCTCGCCGCTTGGAGCCTGGGCATCGTCAGCGTCGTGGCGATCCCCGGCCAGATCGGCCTCGGCTGGCTGTCCGACCGCATCGGCCGCGAGGCGATCTGGGCCGCCGGCTGCATGGGCTTCGCCATCTGCTATGCCGCCCTGATCGCCCTGGAGCACGCGCCCTCGCCGGCGCTGCTCTATCTGATGGTCTTCACCCAGGGCTTCCTCGGCTACGCGCTGACCTCGGTGATGGGGCCGATCGTGCTGGAGATCTTCGAGGGCAAGCACTTCGCGGCGATCTTCGGCATGATCAACGTCGCCTCGATCGCCGGCGGCGCGGCCGGACCGTACGCCGCCGGCGTGATCCACGACGCCACCGGGAGCTACCGCCTGGCCTTCATCATCGCGCTCGCCTGCAGCGTGCTCTCCGCCCTCGCCATCTGGCGCGCCAGCCCCGGCAAGGTCCGCGTCGTGCCGGGGAAGCTGAAGCGCGTCTGACTGTCATCCCGAGCGCAGCGAGGGATCCAGGCATCTCCCTGGATCCCTCGCTGCGCTCGGGATGACAGGCTCCATCTAGCGAATGCCGTCGAACGTCTTCGTCTTCTTGTCCGTGGAGCCCGCGTAGACGTCGTGATCGCGCACCGCGCTGGCCAGGGCCTGGTACAACGGCGCCGACAGGGTCGCGCCGGGGTGGCCGGCGAGGCTGGCGGCCGCGGCGCGGGCGGCGGCCCCCAAGCGCTCGGTCTGCTGCTCCCATGTCGGGACCGGCGCTCCGTCCGCGTCCACCAGCTCGAGGCCTCGAGCCCGTCCCGATCGCCCGGCGGCCGCACCCCGCGACGGCCACGACAGCTTCGCGCCGGGCGATTGTTGCCGGGCGTACCGGGCGTACAGCGCGCCGGCGACATAGGCGGCGACTTCGAGCTCGAGCTGACCCATCGTGCGCCGCCTCTCGTCCTCGAGCGCGTGCGTCAGCTCGTGCACGATGAGCGCCCTCTCGGCGACATCCCTGCCGTAGCCCGGCTCGGGAAAGGACACGGTGTTCGTCTTGCTGTCGTAGGACGCGATGCCCTCGTCGTTGGCTTCGATGTCGATCTTGATCGGACCCCGGGGCCCCAGCAGCCTGGCGATCCTCTCGTATCCGGGAGGATCCGCCCGGAAGCCGCCGACGCGGAAGTCGATCGACCGGCACGGCGTGCTGCGCAGGATGCCGATCATGCGTTGCCGAAGAAGCTCGGTGGACATGGTGTGCCCCCGTCGCACAGTGCGACGGAGCGCATGCTAGCGACAACGGCACGCCCGGGATGTTCCCGGGGGCACATCACGCTGAAGCAGGCGTGATTTCCTTCCCCCGGAGGGGGAAGGTGCCCGGAGGGCGGAAGGGGGATGTCGAAGACGGACAGCGATTTCGTTGAGGCATCCCCCTTCCGTCGCTGCGCGCCACCTTCCCCCTCCGGGGGAAGAGAAGAATCAGTCGAGCGTGCGCTCGAGGAAGGCGCGCACGCGGCGCATGGCATCGCGCATCGCCTCCTCGTTGTACTCGACGCGGTGACCGTGGGCGGTGATGCCGCGGCCGGGCGAGAGCGAGACGTCGAGCAGGTCGAAGCCGTGGTGCACGCCGGGATAGACCACCAGCTCGACCATCGAGCGGTCGCCCTCCTTGCGCGGCGAGCCCGGCTCGCTGCGGCCGGCGGCCATGGCCTGGCATTGCGACGCCGGCGTCCAGGTATCGGCGCCGCCGGCCAGCACCAGCACCGGCTTGCTCATGATGCCCGAGGCGTACTTGCACAGCGGATAGAAGGCGATGCCGGCGCGGAAGCGGTGCGGGAAGAGATGCTCCATCACGCCCTTGTCGAGCGTCTCGAGCACCGCCCAGCCGCCCTGCGAGAAGCCCATCACGGCCACGCGCGAGGCGCGCACGAAGGACTTGCCGGCGAGATGGCGCAGCGCGGCGTATCCATCGATCGACTGGTAGGTGCTGACCTGGCCGCTGCACAGCTCGCTGAAGCCGCGCGGGCCGAAGCTGTCGACGGCGAGCGTGACATAGCCCCAGCGCGACAGCCGGTCGGCCCAGGAGATCATCGAGGCGTGGAAGCCGCCGCAGCCATGCAGCAGCACGACGGCGGGGAACGGCCCCTCGCCCGGCGGCCGCGCCATGTAGCCGATCAGCCGCACCGGCGATTCCTGCGTGCCGCCCTCGATGGTGACGAACTGCCCGGCCGACGCCGGCGCGGCGGCAGCGAGGCTGAACGCAAGCAGCAGGCTGGTGAGGAGACGCCGCATGGTCATTCTCCTGTCTTCCCCCGGAGGGGGAAGGTGGCGCGCAGCGCCGGAAGGGGGATGTCGAAAACGGATTGCTGCGTTCGGCTTCGACATCCCCCTTCCGCCCTTCGGGCACCTTCCCCCTCCGGGGGAAGGCAAGGAAACTACGCCGGCTCCACTTCGACAAGGTTGGTGTTGTAGGTCGTCGCACCGCTGATCGCCCCCTCTCCCCGCCTGCGGGGAGAGGGTTGGGGTGAGGGGTCGCATCAAGTGGCGCACCGCCGTCGTGCGCAACCTGAATCAGCCCCTCACCCCGACCCTCTCCCCGCGCGCGGGGAGAGGGAGACTACGCCGGCTCGACTTCGACAAGGTTGGTGTTGTAGGTCGTCGCACCGCTGGGGGCGGAGCGGTCCTCGGCCAGGACGTTGGCGCAACCGCGCGTGTCGACGCCGTTGCCGTTGGGCGTGAACCAGGCGCCCTCCTTGATGGCAACGACGCCGCGGGCGATTCGTTTCGTCACCTTGGCCGGCAGCAAGGTGGCGCCGCGGTCGTTGAACACCCGCACCATCTGGCCGTTGCCGATGCCGCGCGCGGCGGCGTCCTCGACATTGATCCAGACGTCGTCGGGATCGATCCTGGCGAGCTGCGCCTGGTTGCCGTGGATCGAATGCGTGCGCGCCCGCGATTTCGGGCTGCACAGCATCAGCGGGTGGCGCGGATCGGGGCTCACCGGCTCGATCCAGGTCGGGATCGGCGGGATGGCGCCCAGGCCGTAGGGATCGGGCCTGGCCGCGAGCGTCGTCGAATAGATCTCGATCCTGCCCGAGGGCGTGTTGAACGGATGGTTGTCGGGATCGCGGATCTGCGGC encodes:
- a CDS encoding MFS transporter gives rise to the protein MNWPQRLPFYYGWAIILIAFVTMAVAVTARTSFSLLLPPLIDEFGWDRGLVAGAFSFGFLVSSIISPISGRVMDRRGPRVLILLGVAVVTAGLLLARYIANPWHFYLLLGVAVGAGANLMSFTVHSQFLPNWFARKRAMAIGIAFSGVGVGAIVLLPWLQAIIERAGWREACWTMGILVLCLLGPLNLLVWRKPEDIGLLPDGDKVAAAAAKRNAGNIVDAQWAGTQWTLGSAARTARFWWINLGFFCALFAWYAVQVHQTKYLVEIGFTPSLAAWSLGIVSVVAIPGQIGLGWLSDRIGREAIWAAGCMGFAICYAALIALEHAPSPALLYLMVFTQGFLGYALTSVMGPIVLEIFEGKHFAAIFGMINVASIAGGAAGPYAAGVIHDATGSYRLAFIIALACSVLSALAIWRASPGKVRVVPGKLKRV
- a CDS encoding dienelactone hydrolase family protein, which translates into the protein MRRLLTSLLLAFSLAAAAPASAGQFVTIEGGTQESPVRLIGYMARPPGEGPFPAVVLLHGCGGFHASMISWADRLSRWGYVTLAVDSFGPRGFSELCSGQVSTYQSIDGYAALRHLAGKSFVRASRVAVMGFSQGGWAVLETLDKGVMEHLFPHRFRAGIAFYPLCKYASGIMSKPVLVLAGGADTWTPASQCQAMAAGRSEPGSPRKEGDRSMVELVVYPGVHHGFDLLDVSLSPGRGITAHGHRVEYNEEAMRDAMRRVRAFLERTLD